Proteins encoded within one genomic window of Candidatus Baltobacteraceae bacterium:
- a CDS encoding FAD-dependent oxidoreductase, with the protein MINHDVVVIGGGLAGMRAAVEAAERGADVAVVSKMHPVRSHSGAAQGGINAALGNREDDAPENHAFDTAKGSDYLGDQSAIEAMCEDAPNQIIWLEHRGCIFSRMPDGRIAQRPFGGAGSPRTCYSADVTGLVILHTLWEQLERFNIKVYEEYFATGLCIEDGIGTGLVAYNMRNGELELINAKATIFATGGAGRMYLKTTNGYASTADGMGIAFQAGIPLMDMEFMQFHPTTLKENGVLMTEGARGEGGHLLNAAGERFMFKYAPNKGELASRDVVSRAEWTEILEGRGIDGCVLLDIRHLGREKILERLPQIRELAMDATGKDAIDEPIPILPGAHYTMGGIETDKWGATRVPGVYAAGETACASVHGANRLGGNSLLETIVYGARAARHAVDYIKGVGTVKPSVRTLKEQQDKIDRLLSRNSGERGPALRHAMNKTMSENTFIFRDQKGLQTAVDELRRVRKAFDETCYVMDKSKTFNTDLVNTLETDFLIDAAQCLAKGALERTESRGAQSRTDFPERNDEQWMKHTLAWRNNGDDPKLDYSRAVEITKWQPTVRSY; encoded by the coding sequence TTGATCAACCACGACGTAGTCGTCATCGGCGGCGGCTTGGCCGGAATGCGCGCCGCCGTGGAAGCGGCCGAGCGCGGTGCGGACGTTGCAGTCGTCAGCAAGATGCATCCGGTTCGCAGTCACTCCGGTGCGGCCCAGGGCGGAATCAACGCCGCCCTCGGTAATCGTGAGGACGACGCCCCCGAAAACCACGCCTTCGATACCGCGAAGGGTTCCGACTATTTGGGCGACCAGAGCGCGATCGAAGCGATGTGCGAAGACGCACCCAATCAGATCATCTGGCTCGAACATCGCGGCTGCATCTTCTCCCGCATGCCCGACGGGCGGATCGCCCAGCGCCCCTTCGGCGGAGCCGGATCGCCGCGCACCTGCTATTCGGCGGACGTCACGGGACTGGTCATCCTCCACACGTTGTGGGAACAGCTCGAACGATTTAATATCAAGGTATACGAGGAGTACTTCGCCACCGGCCTTTGCATCGAAGACGGCATCGGCACGGGCCTGGTAGCCTACAATATGCGTAACGGCGAGCTCGAATTGATCAATGCCAAGGCGACGATCTTCGCAACCGGCGGGGCGGGACGCATGTACCTCAAAACCACCAACGGCTACGCATCGACGGCCGACGGCATGGGCATTGCGTTTCAAGCGGGCATCCCGCTGATGGACATGGAGTTCATGCAGTTCCATCCGACGACGCTCAAAGAAAACGGCGTGCTTATGACCGAAGGCGCGCGCGGCGAGGGCGGCCATCTGCTCAACGCCGCCGGCGAGCGCTTCATGTTTAAGTACGCTCCGAATAAGGGCGAGTTGGCCTCGCGCGACGTCGTTTCGCGCGCGGAGTGGACCGAGATTCTCGAAGGACGCGGCATCGACGGCTGCGTGCTTCTCGATATCCGCCACCTCGGCCGCGAAAAGATTCTCGAACGACTGCCCCAGATTCGCGAACTCGCGATGGACGCGACCGGCAAGGACGCGATCGACGAGCCGATTCCGATTCTTCCCGGCGCGCACTATACGATGGGCGGCATCGAGACCGACAAGTGGGGCGCCACGCGCGTTCCCGGCGTCTATGCGGCCGGCGAAACCGCGTGCGCGAGCGTTCACGGTGCCAACCGCTTGGGCGGCAACTCGCTGCTCGAGACGATCGTCTACGGCGCCCGCGCCGCCCGGCACGCCGTCGACTACATCAAAGGAGTCGGCACGGTCAAGCCGTCGGTGCGCACGCTCAAAGAGCAGCAGGACAAGATCGACCGCCTGCTCTCGCGCAACTCCGGCGAACGCGGCCCGGCGTTGCGCCACGCGATGAATAAGACGATGAGCGAGAACACCTTCATCTTCCGCGACCAAAAAGGGCTGCAGACGGCGGTCGACGAGTTGCGGCGCGTACGCAAGGCATTCGACGAGACGTGTTACGTCATGGACAAGTCCAAGACGTTCAACACCGATCTCGTGAACACGCTCGAGACCGACTTCCTCATCGACGCCGCGCAGTGCCTCGCCAAGGGCGCGCTCGAACGGACCGAGTCGCGCGGCGCGCAGTCGCGAACCGACTTCCCCGAACGCAACGACGAGCAGTGGATGAAACACACCCTCGCTTGGCGCAATAACGGCGACGATCCCAAACTCGACTACTCGCGCGCGGTCGAAATCACCAAGTGGCAGCCGACTGTGAGATCCTACTAA
- a CDS encoding 2Fe-2S iron-sulfur cluster-binding protein — protein sequence MAQIKLDIFRFDEAVDTIPHRDIVSIEAPENITVLDALEEAKAQVDGSISFRRSCRSAICGSCSMNINGVTGLACKTNCKDVVTKEGTIKVDPMPNFQPMKDMVVHMDPFWDKYTRLKPYLQPQDSDADHATERRVSPEDMRKLVDVANCVMCATCYALCPVVSVDPSFAGPAAIAYAYRFIEDVRDGQRKERIAQISEDYLWLCAHCYACSYCPKHVDPHDRIVDVKRAAINDRVMLNERGPRHALTTNKTIKKTGMLAETELIQGTVGRFNIIGLLKVAPLGLRMASKGKLPPPFLKPIPKVDEVRTIFEALEVPVS from the coding sequence ATGGCGCAGATCAAACTCGACATCTTCCGCTTCGACGAAGCCGTCGATACCATTCCGCATCGCGACATCGTCAGCATCGAAGCGCCGGAGAACATCACCGTCCTCGACGCGCTCGAAGAGGCCAAGGCGCAGGTCGACGGGTCGATCAGCTTCCGCCGCTCGTGCCGTTCGGCGATCTGCGGGTCGTGTTCGATGAACATTAACGGCGTGACGGGCCTTGCGTGTAAGACCAACTGCAAGGACGTCGTAACGAAGGAAGGCACGATCAAAGTCGATCCGATGCCGAACTTCCAGCCGATGAAGGACATGGTCGTGCACATGGACCCGTTTTGGGACAAGTACACGCGCCTCAAGCCCTATCTGCAGCCGCAGGATAGCGATGCCGATCACGCGACCGAGCGTCGCGTCAGCCCCGAGGACATGCGCAAGCTCGTGGACGTGGCCAACTGCGTGATGTGCGCGACCTGCTACGCCCTCTGCCCGGTCGTCAGCGTCGATCCGTCGTTTGCCGGACCGGCCGCGATCGCATACGCGTATCGCTTTATCGAAGACGTCCGCGACGGCCAGCGTAAAGAGCGCATCGCGCAGATCAGCGAAGATTACTTGTGGCTGTGCGCGCACTGCTACGCGTGCTCGTACTGCCCCAAACATGTCGATCCCCACGATCGCATCGTCGACGTCAAGCGCGCCGCCATCAACGATCGCGTCATGCTCAACGAGCGCGGGCCGCGCCACGCGCTTACGACGAACAAGACCATCAAAAAAACCGGCATGCTCGCCGAGACCGAACTCATCCAAGGCACCGTCGGCCGCTTCAATATCATCGGATTGTTGAAAGTCGCACCGCTCGGCCTGCGCATGGCATCGAAGGGGAAACTGCCGCCGCCGTTCCTCAAACCGATTCCGAAAGTCGATGAAGTCCGAACCATATTTGAAGCCTTGGAGGTCCCGGTAAGCTAA
- a CDS encoding GGDEF domain-containing protein yields the protein MPLKKTAGYDVTVKVGSNLSGEEDSTTQHARAADLQAEIERLRSRLATSEAERDEYAKRNAELFVLQQVFSTINSTLEIDDILSMVLRGVCEALKFKRVILFDVLDDGSIVRRLEGDGAGCVLHSADHLDFRAVSTLHEIAMGSVQVAFGSCDDLDKPLHDTNGLYCIAPLVARDVVRGMLYVDGPPSEVVSENQLHVLLDFAAQAAIAVENARLYEETRRLLEETQRLALTDTLTGIPNRRALDEMLERELHNAERYDTPFAFAIFDLDDLKKINDSGGHSLGDLALKRFANVLKKSARKGDIIARYAGDEFVHVISKATREQARRAVERVQNALHRSGLQSSIGIAMFPTDGINAQTLFFAADEALYVAKQAGKNRYQFYVRAGGLAAAQAEA from the coding sequence GTGCCACTAAAGAAAACGGCCGGTTACGACGTTACAGTAAAGGTGGGCTCGAACCTGTCCGGCGAGGAGGACTCGACGACGCAACACGCCCGAGCGGCCGACCTCCAGGCGGAGATCGAACGGCTGAGGTCTCGCCTCGCTACGAGCGAGGCCGAACGCGACGAATACGCCAAGCGCAACGCCGAACTCTTCGTCCTGCAGCAAGTCTTTTCGACGATCAACTCCACGCTCGAAATCGACGACATCCTCTCGATGGTCTTACGCGGCGTGTGCGAGGCGCTCAAATTCAAGCGCGTTATTCTCTTCGACGTCCTCGACGACGGCAGCATCGTGCGCCGTCTCGAGGGTGACGGCGCCGGTTGCGTGCTGCATTCGGCCGACCATCTCGATTTTCGCGCCGTTTCAACCTTGCACGAAATCGCTATGGGTTCGGTGCAAGTTGCTTTCGGCAGCTGCGACGATCTCGACAAACCGCTACACGATACCAATGGGTTGTACTGCATAGCGCCGCTCGTCGCCCGCGACGTCGTGCGCGGCATGCTCTACGTCGACGGTCCGCCGTCGGAGGTCGTAAGCGAGAATCAGCTTCACGTGCTGCTCGACTTCGCGGCGCAGGCCGCGATCGCGGTGGAGAACGCGCGCTTGTACGAGGAGACCCGCCGCCTGCTCGAGGAGACGCAGCGCCTGGCGCTTACCGACACGCTGACCGGCATTCCAAATCGGCGCGCGCTCGACGAGATGCTCGAGCGGGAGCTGCACAATGCCGAGCGCTACGACACGCCCTTCGCCTTTGCCATCTTCGATCTCGACGACCTCAAGAAGATCAACGACTCGGGCGGCCACAGCTTAGGCGACCTGGCGCTCAAACGGTTCGCCAACGTGCTCAAGAAGTCGGCCCGTAAGGGCGACATTATCGCGCGCTATGCCGGCGACGAATTCGTCCACGTCATCAGCAAGGCCACGCGCGAGCAGGCCCGGCGAGCGGTCGAACGCGTCCAAAATGCATTGCACCGAAGCGGCCTGCAATCCTCGATCGGCATCGCGATGTTTCCGACCGACGGCATCAACGCGCAAACGCTTTTTTTCGCCGCCGACGAAGCGCTTTACGTCGCCAAACAGGCCGGCAAGAACCGCTACCAGTTTTACGTTCGCGCGGGCGGCCTCGCCGCCGCCCAGGCCGAGGCCTAA